In Bacillus horti, the following proteins share a genomic window:
- a CDS encoding lysophospholipid acyltransferase family protein, protein MYKFSRSVMNGFFHLLGGGLRASNKTRLPKHHNGYVVVCTHRTWIDVVALGIAMKPTPIYYMAKKELFQTKFTNWLLSSLHAFPVDRENPGPSTLKIPQRLLKSGKVVGIFPSGTRASENTGLKRGAYVIAKRAGVPIVPAVYRGPTSFKELLKRDKIKVNFGDPIDLSDYDAKEDVEVVLQRIQAAFSDLEKEMELSQN, encoded by the coding sequence ATGTATAAGTTCAGTAGAAGTGTTATGAACGGATTTTTTCATCTTTTAGGGGGAGGATTAAGGGCTTCAAACAAAACCAGGTTACCAAAACACCATAACGGCTATGTCGTTGTTTGTACTCATAGAACTTGGATCGATGTTGTTGCCTTAGGCATTGCCATGAAGCCTACTCCAATTTATTATATGGCTAAGAAAGAACTGTTTCAGACCAAGTTTACAAATTGGTTACTTTCATCCTTACATGCCTTTCCCGTAGATCGAGAAAATCCAGGACCAAGCACATTAAAAATTCCACAACGTTTACTGAAGTCAGGTAAAGTGGTAGGGATATTCCCTAGTGGAACACGGGCAAGTGAAAATACCGGTTTAAAAAGAGGAGCCTATGTCATTGCCAAACGGGCAGGTGTTCCTATCGTACCAGCGGTATATAGAGGGCCTACTTCGTTCAAAGAGCTACTAAAAAGAGATAAAATAAAAGTAAATTTTGGGGACCCGATTGACCTTAGTGATTACGATGCCAAAGAGGATGTTGAAGTAGTGCTCCAGAGGATACAAGCTGCTTTCTCTGATCTTGAAAAAGAAATGGAGCTGTCCCAAAATTAG
- a CDS encoding zinc-dependent alcohol dehydrogenase, whose product MKAVTYQGPKQVSVSKVPDPKIEKKDDLIVKITSTTICGSDLHLYQGNMPLPKGYIIGHEPMGIVEEVGSEVTSIKKGDRVVIPFNVACGHCHYCQHDLTSQCDNSNPHYDSGGYFGYAEKFGNYPGGQAEYLRVPFGNFTPFRIPDSCELEDESLLLLSDVIPTAYWSVIHGGVKEGDTVIILGCGPVGLMAQKFAWMLGAKRVIAVDYVDYRLEHAKVTNHVETFDFTKFDDMGEHLKEITQGGADVVIDCVGMDGKKSPLEFVEQKLKLQGGTLGPIQIATKAVRKAGTYQLTGVYGGNYNLFPLGAFFTRNVTLKMGQAPVIPLLPMLYEKMTKNEFDPTDIITHKLSLNDAEKAYTLFNEHEDNAIKIVLKP is encoded by the coding sequence ATGAAAGCTGTTACGTATCAAGGGCCTAAACAGGTAAGTGTATCAAAGGTTCCTGATCCAAAAATAGAAAAGAAAGACGATCTCATTGTAAAAATCACCTCGACCACCATTTGTGGCTCTGATCTTCATTTGTATCAAGGAAATATGCCCTTACCAAAAGGTTATATTATTGGTCACGAACCTATGGGTATCGTGGAAGAGGTTGGATCAGAGGTAACCAGTATTAAAAAAGGAGACCGTGTTGTAATTCCTTTTAACGTAGCATGTGGTCATTGTCATTATTGTCAGCACGATCTAACTAGCCAATGTGACAACTCTAATCCACACTATGATTCAGGCGGATATTTTGGTTATGCTGAGAAGTTCGGCAATTACCCCGGGGGTCAGGCTGAGTATTTGAGAGTTCCTTTTGGCAACTTCACCCCATTTCGTATCCCTGATTCATGTGAATTGGAGGATGAATCTTTGCTTCTCTTATCTGATGTGATTCCTACGGCATACTGGAGTGTTATTCACGGAGGGGTAAAAGAAGGGGATACGGTCATTATCCTAGGCTGTGGTCCAGTTGGTCTAATGGCACAAAAGTTTGCTTGGATGTTGGGGGCTAAAAGAGTGATCGCCGTTGATTATGTAGATTATCGTTTAGAGCATGCCAAGGTAACCAATCATGTCGAGACCTTCGACTTTACAAAGTTTGATGACATGGGAGAGCATTTGAAGGAGATCACTCAGGGCGGTGCTGATGTGGTCATTGATTGTGTGGGAATGGACGGTAAAAAGTCCCCCTTGGAGTTCGTGGAGCAGAAGCTAAAGCTTCAAGGAGGCACTTTAGGTCCTATACAAATCGCCACTAAAGCTGTACGAAAAGCTGGAACCTACCAACTTACAGGGGTATACGGTGGGAATTATAATCTGTTTCCTTTAGGCGCTTTTTTCACTAGAAATGTTACCCTGAAGATGGGGCAAGCACCCGTTATTCCTCTACTGCCTATGCTATACGAGAAGATGACAAAAAATGAGTTTGATCCAACAGATATTATTACTCACAAGCTTTCACTAAATGATGCTGAAAAAGCATATACCCTGTTTAATGAGCATGAAGACAACGCTATTAAGATCGTGCTAAAGCCTTGA
- a CDS encoding CPBP family intramembrane glutamic endopeptidase, whose product MGVKNEWTASRIAIRLAILFIGAVVIWRLVGLLNESFFGTEYNRMEHFIMASITVILSLLLIEVVRRMDQVSWKQLGQGQLRSNVSSFLFGFLLWAIPAGIGLAICIGLGWVEITVQSDFSYILMSIVILLVTVFLIEALPEEFLFRGIMYKYLNVLFPQWATILLQGLIFTLFAFLIGAMYSLEQLQFIPFFGLLLGCLRAFTGNVWAAIGFHVAIMTATQILGPGHGHFEVEGMFTLQFMAFILLPSAIGGMLLPNMYPKHSWSAKTSLKS is encoded by the coding sequence ATGGGAGTGAAAAATGAATGGACAGCAAGTAGAATTGCGATTAGGCTTGCCATCCTATTTATAGGTGCTGTTGTCATATGGAGGCTGGTTGGCTTGCTTAACGAAAGCTTCTTTGGGACAGAATATAATCGCATGGAACACTTCATTATGGCTAGTATTACAGTTATATTGAGTCTCCTATTAATTGAAGTGGTGCGAAGGATGGATCAGGTTTCTTGGAAACAGCTTGGACAAGGCCAGCTTCGTTCGAATGTCTCTTCATTTTTATTTGGTTTTCTTCTATGGGCAATCCCCGCAGGTATAGGTTTAGCTATTTGTATAGGACTTGGTTGGGTTGAAATAACGGTTCAATCAGACTTTAGTTACATACTCATGAGTATTGTTATTCTATTGGTTACCGTATTTTTAATAGAAGCTTTACCTGAAGAATTTCTTTTTAGAGGAATCATGTACAAGTATTTAAATGTTCTGTTTCCCCAATGGGCGACAATTCTGCTACAAGGGCTTATTTTTACCCTATTTGCTTTTTTGATCGGAGCCATGTATTCGTTAGAACAGCTTCAATTCATCCCTTTCTTTGGCTTACTATTAGGGTGCCTTAGAGCTTTTACAGGCAATGTTTGGGCAGCTATAGGCTTCCATGTTGCTATTATGACGGCGACCCAGATTTTGGGTCCGGGGCATGGCCATTTTGAGGTTGAAGGTATGTTTACGTTACAATTCATGGCCTTTATTCTTCTTCCTAGTGCCATTGGTGGAATGCTTCTACCCAATATGTATCCAAAGCATAGCTGGAGTGCAAAAACGTCACTAAAAAGTTAA
- a CDS encoding C39 family peptidase, whose translation MKNILSLIVAGTILIGMVLLVSSFSTFILENEEQFKTEIASEEVDDELDGIVLLVDGNKALINGTLMRIDAAQEKVAPFTVNGQTMVPVQFIANQIGIHISWNNQTAEISFNRIDEEQDNQVAVAMAHSPETHTSSEFEIMHGKLFVSLSELNEILGMHVYENEGMIVISDEQVEFSEKRVDQLISELSVGLPYKVYEHDTFIKGFASIEQAEALVSDQQQATTIYFYSEKVWDRFDRYKVVQEVGDRTEFLQHFEQYHEALSFSKSMEHSKILFRDFTLWQYDYDPHQSYAFIEDVPLILQYPELPRGCEVTSLAMLLNFAGVGVNKLDLAQEIGRDPTPFSRKDGVTTFGNPYDGFVGDMYSLSTAGLGAYHGPIRDLAEAYLPGRIVDMTGAAFEDILQPVSQGVPVWVIVTSTYDLVPENEWYVWHTPSGDVRITYRMHSVLITGYDDQFIYVNDPFGIESKLPRQSFQRGWEQIGSQAITYVPE comes from the coding sequence ATGAAAAACATTCTTTCATTGATCGTTGCCGGTACGATCTTAATTGGAATGGTGCTTTTAGTGAGCTCATTTTCTACATTTATTTTAGAGAATGAGGAGCAATTTAAAACAGAGATAGCGAGTGAAGAGGTAGACGATGAGCTAGATGGCATTGTCCTCTTAGTGGATGGTAATAAAGCCCTAATAAACGGGACATTAATGAGAATTGATGCCGCCCAGGAAAAGGTTGCTCCTTTTACCGTCAATGGCCAAACGATGGTTCCTGTCCAGTTTATAGCAAACCAAATAGGCATACATATTTCATGGAATAATCAAACGGCAGAGATAAGCTTTAATCGAATAGATGAGGAGCAAGATAATCAGGTAGCTGTAGCTATGGCTCATTCACCGGAGACTCATACCTCAAGTGAATTTGAAATCATGCACGGTAAACTATTTGTGTCTCTGTCAGAGTTAAATGAAATTCTAGGGATGCATGTCTATGAAAATGAAGGGATGATAGTCATCTCCGATGAGCAGGTTGAGTTCTCGGAAAAAAGAGTAGATCAGCTTATTTCCGAATTATCGGTCGGACTCCCTTATAAGGTCTATGAACACGATACCTTTATCAAAGGCTTCGCTTCTATTGAACAAGCTGAAGCCCTAGTTTCAGACCAGCAGCAGGCGACAACCATATATTTTTACTCTGAAAAAGTTTGGGATCGATTTGATCGCTATAAGGTCGTACAAGAAGTAGGAGATCGAACGGAATTTCTACAGCATTTTGAGCAGTATCATGAAGCATTAAGCTTTTCCAAGAGCATGGAGCATAGTAAGATTCTTTTTAGAGATTTTACACTGTGGCAATATGACTATGATCCGCATCAAAGCTATGCTTTCATTGAGGACGTACCCTTGATTTTACAATATCCTGAGCTACCAAGAGGCTGTGAGGTTACAAGTTTGGCGATGCTCTTAAATTTTGCTGGGGTAGGGGTAAACAAGCTAGATTTAGCTCAGGAGATAGGGAGGGACCCTACACCTTTTTCAAGGAAGGACGGGGTTACTACGTTTGGAAATCCTTATGATGGCTTTGTAGGAGACATGTACTCCTTAAGTACCGCTGGGCTAGGTGCATATCATGGTCCAATTAGAGACTTGGCTGAAGCTTATTTGCCGGGTCGAATTGTAGACATGACCGGAGCAGCATTTGAAGACATTCTCCAGCCTGTCAGTCAAGGAGTGCCTGTATGGGTCATTGTCACTTCTACATATGACTTGGTCCCGGAGAATGAGTGGTATGTTTGGCACACTCCTAGTGGTGATGTGCGAATCACGTACAGAATGCATTCCGTGCTAATTACCGGCTATGATGATCAATTTATTTATGTCAATGATCCTTTCGGTATTGAATCAAAGCTTCCGCGTCAGAGCTTTCAACGGGGCTGGGAACAAATTGGGAGTCAGGCTATCACTTATGTTCCCGAATGA
- a CDS encoding FG-GAP repeat domain-containing protein, with amino-acid sequence MKGYVVKAILSSILLVGISAGCGVIPSPEETIQPPATPGAPTQEDRDELRDTLLELLPEGAELVAPAADGESERASILLDDLNGDGVEEALLVYRTADQASSLQAVLFSQYEGEWSVLWEETGQGYDLDYMDMVDLDGDGYLELVFGWTIGASAGSGLDIYGWVDGQIEWLDQTAYNLLDIQDIGQNGQTNGETGKVIALWIKDTGNVFDVELLRLREKQLVRAPDMETLYFPNVVSYYEELVEEMPESKILWYYLADAQLKAGDKDKALESIDAAKKLDSDNYLDERLLRLEHQVRETVDYVLEHTRIGRTQEEILELFGEQYEEVIPGLESPGVVGMWRYDAVIEESYEYDTGFTPATDSVDIEGIREGKLRYQLFVSWREDGAAHSYTLYYLENNRVHEYRLWNDGGESVNEIG; translated from the coding sequence ATGAAAGGCTATGTAGTAAAGGCTATATTAAGTAGCATATTGTTGGTAGGTATCTCTGCAGGATGTGGGGTTATTCCTTCACCCGAGGAAACGATTCAGCCTCCCGCTACTCCAGGAGCACCTACACAGGAAGATCGAGATGAATTGAGGGACACTCTCTTAGAATTATTACCTGAAGGAGCTGAACTTGTAGCACCTGCAGCAGACGGAGAAAGTGAGAGAGCGTCAATTCTATTAGATGATTTGAATGGAGATGGAGTAGAAGAAGCACTTCTCGTATACCGAACCGCAGATCAAGCTAGCTCTCTACAAGCTGTCCTTTTCTCACAGTATGAAGGAGAATGGAGCGTGCTGTGGGAGGAGACCGGTCAAGGCTATGATTTAGATTATATGGATATGGTTGATCTTGATGGAGACGGGTACTTAGAATTAGTCTTTGGTTGGACTATTGGAGCCTCAGCTGGGAGTGGCTTAGATATTTACGGCTGGGTTGACGGGCAAATCGAATGGCTTGACCAAACAGCGTACAACCTGCTCGACATTCAGGATATAGGGCAAAATGGGCAAACAAATGGAGAAACTGGAAAAGTAATAGCCCTTTGGATCAAGGATACAGGGAATGTGTTTGATGTAGAGCTCTTACGCTTACGTGAGAAACAATTAGTGCGTGCTCCTGACATGGAAACTCTATATTTTCCGAATGTGGTGAGCTATTATGAAGAGCTGGTAGAGGAAATGCCTGAAAGCAAGATTTTATGGTATTACCTAGCAGACGCTCAACTAAAGGCTGGGGATAAAGACAAAGCTCTTGAATCAATTGATGCGGCCAAAAAACTGGATTCAGACAATTATCTAGATGAGCGACTTCTTCGTCTTGAGCATCAAGTAAGAGAGACGGTTGATTATGTACTAGAGCACACTCGAATTGGGCGTACACAAGAAGAGATTTTAGAGTTGTTTGGGGAACAGTATGAAGAGGTCATTCCTGGTTTAGAATCCCCCGGTGTTGTGGGAATGTGGCGTTATGATGCTGTAATTGAGGAGAGTTATGAATACGACACAGGCTTTACACCTGCTACTGATTCTGTAGACATAGAAGGGATAAGGGAAGGTAAGCTACGTTACCAGTTGTTTGTGTCGTGGAGAGAAGATGGAGCAGCTCATAGCTATACGTTATACTACTTGGAAAATAATAGGGTGCATGAATACCGTTTGTGGAATGATGGTGGAGAATCAGTGAATGAGATAGGATAA
- a CDS encoding ATP-binding protein codes for MMKGIRARLVGSHLLVIGVAIFVLVSFLIFAVRHYYYDSIEQGITQRVRVSADFYESYLSGTPLATQADDLLTSYTENIHAQVQIIDQSGALLVDSLDPDRIAQLAELPDVAAALRGREQSWRGVLRTTGEPVLSFSVPLIADGQVVGVLRYVSSLSQTNQTLWSISIFLSLVGIIVIALSALVSLVLSNSITKPILTLIDSAEKLARGKLSERVTKDREDELGRLADTINHLASELQRNEVLQHRFISSVSHELRTPLTSIHGWTVLLLSSDFKNKEELVEGLRIINQETNRLSYLVEDLLDFSKLQSGQLSLRKELINVSELLKDLEAQMTPRAHRLGIRLIFSQLPAQLHLQADMNRLKQVLLNILDNAMKFTPEMGHIWVSAEVSEGNFSIKIKDDGQGILEEDLSFVKNRLYQGKGAQSGSGIGLAICDEIMRLHHGSLQIESEAGVGTQVTLSLPCSNTS; via the coding sequence ATGATGAAGGGGATTCGCGCAAGGTTGGTCGGAAGTCACCTACTTGTGATCGGAGTGGCTATATTTGTCTTAGTTAGTTTTCTCATTTTTGCTGTTCGGCACTACTACTACGATAGTATAGAGCAGGGAATCACTCAAAGAGTAAGGGTGTCTGCTGATTTTTATGAAAGCTATCTCAGTGGTACTCCTTTGGCCACACAAGCAGACGATTTACTAACAAGCTATACGGAGAATATTCATGCTCAGGTCCAGATCATTGATCAGAGTGGAGCATTGCTAGTAGATAGTCTCGACCCTGATCGAATCGCTCAGTTAGCAGAATTACCTGATGTAGCTGCTGCTCTCAGGGGGCGGGAGCAAAGCTGGCGTGGTGTTTTGCGTACAACAGGGGAACCCGTATTATCTTTTTCTGTCCCCTTAATAGCGGATGGACAAGTGGTAGGGGTTCTTCGTTATGTGAGCTCTTTGAGCCAAACCAACCAGACGTTATGGTCCATTTCTATATTCCTTTCCCTCGTGGGGATTATCGTCATCGCTTTATCTGCTCTCGTTAGCCTAGTGTTATCCAATTCTATTACTAAGCCCATCCTTACTTTGATTGACTCCGCGGAAAAGCTAGCTAGAGGGAAGCTCTCTGAACGTGTCACCAAAGACAGAGAGGATGAGCTGGGACGTCTTGCGGATACGATTAATCATTTAGCTTCAGAGCTACAACGTAATGAAGTCCTGCAACACCGATTTATCTCCTCTGTTTCGCATGAACTGAGAACCCCACTAACCTCTATTCATGGCTGGACGGTGCTGTTACTGTCTTCAGATTTTAAAAACAAGGAGGAGCTCGTAGAAGGGCTGCGTATCATTAATCAAGAAACGAATCGCTTGTCTTACCTAGTAGAGGATCTACTTGATTTTTCAAAGCTCCAATCTGGACAGCTGAGCTTGCGCAAGGAACTAATCAACGTGAGTGAGCTGTTAAAAGATTTAGAAGCGCAAATGACACCTCGGGCTCATAGACTCGGGATAAGGCTTATCTTCAGCCAATTACCTGCACAGCTACATTTACAGGCTGATATGAATCGACTTAAGCAGGTTCTGTTAAACATACTGGACAATGCTATGAAATTTACACCAGAGATGGGGCACATTTGGGTATCTGCTGAAGTAAGTGAAGGGAATTTTTCTATAAAAATAAAAGATGATGGGCAGGGCATCCTAGAGGAAGATTTGTCCTTCGTTAAAAATAGACTTTACCAAGGAAAAGGAGCCCAGTCTGGAAGTGGCATTGGTCTAGCTATTTGTGATGAAATAATGCGTTTGCATCACGGTAGTCTACAAATTGAAAGTGAGGCAGGTGTCGGCACACAAGTCACTTTATCTCTTCCTTGTTCAAATACTTCGTAA
- a CDS encoding response regulator transcription factor codes for MITHTGVIIISASEDIHVLVVEDEQPIRRMIIIQLQRSGFKVQEASTGEEAFTRIKEQYPDLVVLDVRLPDMSGFEICEKLRNEYPDIAILLLTALSQDMDKLTGLELGADDYMVKPFNPLELTARIRAILRRMNKDKKEAKSLGSGPFRLDLQSGELYLKEKRVELTPKEYSLIYHFLLHPGKVFSREELLNDVWGTDFFGDQKTVDVHIRRIREKIEEDPAHPQWIETVWGTGYRWKRNS; via the coding sequence ATGATTACACATACGGGAGTGATTATCATTTCAGCTAGTGAGGATATACATGTGCTTGTGGTTGAGGATGAACAGCCTATTCGCCGCATGATAATTATTCAGCTACAACGCAGTGGCTTTAAGGTACAAGAAGCTTCAACAGGGGAAGAGGCCTTCACTCGTATCAAAGAACAGTACCCTGATCTAGTTGTTTTAGACGTGAGGCTTCCAGATATGAGTGGATTTGAAATCTGTGAAAAGCTGCGGAACGAGTATCCAGACATTGCTATCCTATTGCTTACCGCACTTAGTCAGGACATGGATAAGCTTACGGGGCTTGAACTAGGGGCAGATGATTATATGGTAAAGCCTTTTAATCCTTTGGAGCTGACAGCCCGCATTCGAGCTATTTTACGTCGCATGAACAAGGATAAAAAAGAGGCGAAATCCTTAGGAAGTGGACCATTCCGTTTGGATCTCCAATCGGGGGAGCTTTACCTTAAGGAAAAGCGTGTCGAATTAACACCTAAGGAATATAGCTTGATCTATCATTTTCTTCTACATCCTGGTAAGGTGTTTAGCCGAGAGGAATTGCTGAACGACGTATGGGGGACTGATTTTTTTGGTGATCAGAAGACGGTAGATGTTCACATTCGTAGGATCAGAGAAAAGATTGAGGAAGATCCTGCTCACCCCCAATGGATTGAAACGGTTTGGGGTACAGGCTATCGCTGGAAGAGGAATTCATGA
- a CDS encoding DMT family transporter, which yields MKGIIFAILAGGFITLQGVANTSISNGIGTWQAATITQFTGFIVALLVMLSIGDRSWMGFKQVKPIYLVGGAFAAFVIFTNVKSIQLSSVTIAIAAVLIAQLTTAFIIEGKGWFEVAKQRMRMPQFLGLALMIIGVLILTF from the coding sequence GTGAAAGGAATCATATTCGCCATTCTAGCCGGTGGGTTTATTACGCTACAAGGAGTGGCTAACACATCGATTAGTAACGGGATTGGTACATGGCAAGCGGCTACGATTACCCAATTTACGGGCTTTATTGTTGCTTTACTAGTCATGCTCAGTATTGGTGACAGAAGCTGGATGGGCTTTAAGCAAGTGAAACCCATCTATTTAGTGGGTGGAGCGTTTGCTGCCTTTGTCATATTCACTAATGTAAAATCCATTCAGCTCTCTAGCGTTACCATAGCCATAGCTGCTGTTCTGATTGCCCAGTTAACCACAGCCTTTATTATAGAAGGGAAGGGATGGTTTGAAGTAGCTAAGCAAAGGATGAGAATGCCCCAATTTCTCGGATTAGCTTTAATGATCATAGGAGTACTCATCTTAACTTTTTAG